Genomic window (Oenanthe melanoleuca isolate GR-GAL-2019-014 chromosome 1A, OMel1.0, whole genome shotgun sequence):
CCCAGGTGACAGAGAACCTGTATATCAAGGCAACTAGTTTAAAATCATCTGTTCCTGTAAGTTGATCCCACTAATTGAAAAAgttgattttatttataaatgctTCTTTATTAGTTTAATTACTGAGCTTCTGGAAACTTTAATAAGTTGAATGATCTCTACAGTCCTGAGAGTCAGGGTAATGCAGCTACTTCTTTTGTAAAGGTGGGAAAAAATTATGCATAGAAGATGCACAGAGAGGCTGGATGAGATTTCCATGAAATAAATTTGCAGCTAGGCTAGGATTTGCTGAGTCTTCACCCTATGTCTGAAGAAGATGATAAAGATTAATATTACTGTTACTAATTTTTGTACAAACCAGGCTTGAAACTGTCTCCCTTCCTCTGCTTGGGTTAATTAATACTATCACCTTGTATTTTACAGAAGGATCTCATCAAGACCACGAGACTGCTTAAAAAGACTACAAAAATGTTGTTTATGGTAAGATTTATATTCATAGTTTCCCATTTTCTTACTTTGACTTTCCTCTGGTCAATAGAAGCAGGAATATGTAATCAAAAGCAATGACAGCTGACGCAAAAATCACTTGTGTTTAATTGGGAAAGACATTTATGAAAGCCACATGCTTAATGAAGTTCTCTGCTTAGAGGAAGAGTGTATTTCTTTTGCAAGAAAGGGATATTCCCCTGAACATGAAGGGACAGTCAATCATGGTATGGGGAGAAAGAGGTGGATTTGGAAAGCCTGCCTGGAGGCATTTCTTTGTAGGCAGCTGAGTCATGCTCTGCCAGGGAAGTTGGGGTGAGGATGTTTGTTGGCCAGGGAGCAGTGTGCTTGTGCTAGCACTCACTCCTCCTGTGAGCCCTGGCTGCTTGTGAGCCCTCCAGGAATGCTCCCAGCCCTCAGAGGAGGGCCAGAGCCACAGCCAGTGTCCTGCAGCTGAGGCAccttctgcagggctgtgcagcaccATGGATAGCCCGAGgatgctgcagagagctgagctgctttgagctcagggctctgcaggtgcACTGGAAGAGGGACATCAGAGCTCCCAGTGCAATTCAGCATGGGGGTGAGAAGCAGACCTTGGGGAGCCTAATTGTAGCTCACTGGAAGTGTGTGAGatgtttcagttttcttcttgCAGAGCTCTAGTCTGCAGGGCCAACTGAGTTGGTTTATCCCTAAGTGTAGACCAATTGGCCTTTGATGCCCCTGGGACTTCACCAATTGCCTTGGGAGTGAAGGCTCCTCACTTGTCTGTGGAACCTACACACAGATATCCACATTTGAGTGGCCAGTGCATTACCCTCCTGACAGGAATCTCACACCTGACACTCCATTCCATTGCCTAAAAATAGGCATATGATAATTTGAAACACCTTTAGATGTCCAAGAGAACCCATAGGTAAGGCAGATAGGACACAGAGTTGACAGGATGACTGTCTGGAGCTGTCTTTTCTGGAACAGCAGACAGGGATGGGCTGGATACCCAACAGCATATCAAATGGCATGGGACAGTGATGTGGAGGAATGGAAAAGTGACACCCACCATGACTCCTACAATTTGGCCAAGATGGTCTTACTTAACTCCCTAGGTCATCTTCCATTTACTCTTTGTGTGTTAATTGGTTGCTGTCACTTTTGTTCATGATTGGTCTTGCCAATAGTCCTgtgcctgccagcacagcaccctcctgcctttccttcagAAACCATAGAGGTAAATTGAGCTGTTTGAGACAAAAGGAAGCACATCAATTGGATACTAAAActcacaaaaatgttttattgatTGCACACTTTCTAAACATGCATGTTTTTATGAGGCTGAAATTTTAGGCCAAAGTTGACCTGCAAATCATTACTTGATTTGTTTTCAGACAAACTGCAGTGTTCGAGATCAGCTCCTCTCCTTCTATGTGAAAAATGTCTTCAGCCGTCTTGAGGTAGGAAGGGACAAGTTGTACTTTATTAGTGCCTTCCAGGTCCTGCAAGCAAACATGGATGCCTGTGTGAGTATATTCCTGAGAGCTAAGCTAACTTTGTCCATCTGGAAGGTTAGGGAAGGGCTCCATCTCAGTTTCTCAGCAGATGGAGAGGCAGAGGGTGATTCAGAGTCATGGTGTCCCATGCCACACGGTACCCAGCTTCACAAGGGCTTCTCCACTGAGCCCAGGGATGTTTAACTCCTTTCATTCCCTCCCAGAGTGATCCTGTGGGGAGTGTGCAAGGTGGTGGTGATCCCATGGAGCCAGGCCACTTCCCTACTCACGATGTCACCTTGTGCTGCCCTCTCATCACTAAAGCTCAAAGAAACAGGGTGATCGCAGGGAGAAATGTGGCTGCTCAAGTTTCTGTGATGTAACACTTTCCTTCTTCAACAACATACCCTCTGCAGGTGTAATCTTTACTCACATGTCATCTCTGCTCCTCCATACTGAATTTTGAAAGAACTGGTGGTGTCTCATGAGTAAGCAGGGACCACAGTTGTGAAGCACATGGGAGCAGCTCCTATGTATTAGCTGTgctcacaggcagagcaggtTGTCAGAGAGTGATGCTGCTCACAGCAAAATGTCTCCAGGTGCCCCAGAGAAGAGGTGCTTTTACCAACTCTGCCTAAGTACCAACAGGACAGCAGTTAGAGCACTCTTTTCCCTGTGCAAATATACTTACTAACATACCAGGTAGGGCACTAAGGTGATGCCATCCCTTGTTGGTCATTTCTCATCTAATTTTCAAGGTGTGTCTTAAAACTAAATATCCTATGGATATTTTTTCTCCACTAAACCTGAAGTCCTCACAAATAACTTTGTGCCAGGAAGTGGAGCCTGACCTAGGGTGAAATATAGCCATAGATATCTCAGCAAACATcttttgtgattttaaaaagtgagagTAGGATGGCAAGTCAACgaattaatgaattaaattaattgaaacTTTGTCTAATCTGAATTGCCTGGtagcatgaaaaaaaaggacagtTCTATGTgcacaaaaatatttggaatgcAAAAACAAATAGCTGCAGAGATCTTTTTGCAGAATTATAGGTCAGAACTCAACTGGTATATTTGCATAATGCAAAAAGATTCAAATCTTAATGGGAGAAAACTTAACCAGCTTTCAGGTTCTGTATTTCAAACTATGTTAAACAGTTGTGATTTACAGCCATTATTCAGAGCAGTCTGCTGTAAACATACTGCTGTGATTATTTGTGTCTGTCAAAATTCCAGATAATGTTGTACTTCCAGAATGTGTTAATATAATTTCAGATGGTATAATATGCCTTATAGAGATTACATTCTTGTCTGGAAAAACAATTACATTCTATGCAAATGCCAGTACACACAGGAGTTTAGACTGTCAACTGTGACTGAATTCAGAATATCCAGGGGCTGTAGTTTGCTAGATAGCTTTGTAATACATTTGTTTCTCTGCTACATGGAGACAAAATGTTGCAGGTTTCTCAGAGCTCCTGCATTCTTTTTCATAATTACTGCCAGTGTTTTACCCAATAGAAGTCTAAACATAACAACTTATGTTTTTGGGTCTTAAAAAGTGCTGCTAAGAGAGATAAGACTGCCCTTgctagaagaaaaacaacagctCTTTGAGAAATGATGGCTTACCATGATTTTCTAGGAGACAGCTCATTTCTGGAAActaatattttttgaaatgttttgaatATGTTTTGAAATGATGTATTAATTCAAACCCAACAATACAAAAGTATAtgaaagaacagcaaaaatttttaataaagtgaAAGTAATGGGTCCTTTGCTAATAGTAaacttgagatttttttgtcatATTATTCCTCAATAAATTAGCACTCATTCATCCATGTACATGAGCTCTTCAGTTGCTATTATCTAGTTGAGCTACAAGATGCTTATCAGAAGGGATTCCCACCACGACAACAAACTTACATAATTAATTGTTTACCTTTCAAGAATGAAGTTCTCTATACAACTAAGGGAAACAGTGATACATTTATGGTATTCTCCTTATATTCTTTCACAAATTTGGGCTGTAATTCAGCCAGCTGGAGGCATGTATGCTACCTAAAAATCCTAACAGTGTTTGCCTCCCAACCGCTTCCAATGATTATACCACAATATTATGAGTCTCACCCGGCCAGTTCTTGGTTTTGTCCAAACAAGGaagcattaatatttttcaatggTATAGGGCCCCaagttcagtttttaaaaataaataagtttgAAAATATCTAAACTGATTTTCTGCCATAAAGCTAGACTTTTTCATTCAGACTATGACTGCAAGGTCAAGGGAATGACATTTTTCCTTGGATATTTAGAGCATccacctgcagcaccactgaCCTCATTACTTGCTAGAGTGCCCTGGTCATTATTGCTGAGAACAGCATGAAGTTGCTTCTGAGGCTGGACTTGTGTTCCTACATCAGTAGCTCATTGTGGAAGTGTTTTCTCATATCTGAATGGAGTGCAGAAGGACAGCATATTCCCAGCAGAGtctttaatatttcattttaggCAGAGCTTGTGGACTTCAAGCTGAGTAATATTCTCAATACTCTAACTTGCTGGCTAGCTCATTTAGTTACTTGCAGTGCATACAGCAAGGTAAGAGTCTGTAATGTGTATCACCACTAAAGCCAACATGCTCATTTAAGGTCAGTTCAGCTAATGCTAACAAAAGATATTTTGTGGAAATCTGTATCATACAAGATGGacatcattaaaaagaaaaaggaaaaggaaaagaataaggGCTCCATGTTAGATAGAGCTGGCCTGGtggaagattttttaaaatctacctTTATTTACACTCTCTTTTAAagatctggtttttttttccactttcatcATGTGAGTTGACTTTGGGAAGCACAAAAGGTAACCTGCAAATGTTTGTGCTCCTTTTTAAAGTGCTGTGTGTGAGATAGAAAGGGACTAACCATTCATTTCAAAGGAGCTGTTTCCTTCCAAGAGTTGAGATGAGGACCTTTGTCTGTTTTCTATTCAAACATGTTGTAGATAGGAAAAcatcaaatatttcctttttattattttttttttctgtgaaataatgCATCTTCCCTTTTGACAATCCTCATGTAGCTGAGGATCAGCAAGCCATGTTGCTCAGAAAGCTTAGTCTGGCAGCTCTAGAAAACCATCTGGAACAGTTTTGGGTGGCCAGTGTTGAGTGGCCAGAAATAGGTGGTGAGGAGACAATTGAGCCCTCCAGACTGTCATTAGTCGGACAGTGGAGAAATGGGaggggaaacagagaaaaacataaattaacTTTATAAAAGTATTAGGAGGGCTTGCAGAAATGTGCAAATTTGCTCTCTGTGCCTTGCAATGGTCTTTGGCCCTTTACTTTGCCTTCTCTTGGGTTCAGAGGTTCTGAGGGTTCAGAGCTGAAGGACCTTGAATCTTAGAGCTAGAATATAATGTGCAAAAGCTGTAACTGCAGCTTATGTAAGGATTCCTGAGATAAATAGAAAGTGTTTGATAAGAAAACTTAGAGGTACTCAGTACCAATTTTGGGTGTTGTGAACTCGTCAGGAAGCAGGGAGGTAAAAGAACACATTGAAGTACTGGGAGATACTGAAATGGTGCTGAGATCACACATTTTACTGGTAGCCCTACAGTGCCACACTGGGGCAGAGTGGGCTGGTCTCTTATTCATTATTGTGCCTTTATATCAGCATCTCTGGGTCTTTTTCATCCTTCAGCTTCCGTGTGCTCCATCTACAAGGTTAACTTCTGCAGTCAGAAAGTTAAAGAGAATGTTTCTTAAGGTAAGAACAGGAGTTGCTGGCTCCCCACTGCATTGTTCAAAGGCTgtagcttttttccttttgttttagttcaagggcttttttttttctaatgccTTTATCTTCTCAACAGCTTGGAGATCAGGGAATCTACAAGGCCATCCATGAGCTGGACATTCTCCTTCCCTGGGTTCAGGCCTACATACAAACCATCATATGAAGAATGAGGAGGTGACAGACACCATACTGGTTCAGTGAGAAGAGCAGATCAATCCTCAAAAGGCCTGAAAATGAACTGAGAGCTGGATGAACAACATGTCTGGCAGTAACTCCCTCTGTAACACAAGTGGCATAAATGGGTTTTCACGAGCTTTCCtggccagcctggcacagcagctgtgcctgttcagcctctggagcagccagagcagcctgctgtgctccccaTGCTGCCTGCCTGCTTGCCTGCCAGCTGCCTCCAAACACACTGCACCAGCAGAATGAGGAATCTGCTCCCTGAGGATCAGCCACAGCATCCCATCTGCTCTGGGCAAGGTCCTGCCAGGGCTTGTGCCACCCTGTGTGAACACAGCTCAAAGCAATGAGGATCACTTTGGAAAATCCCACCCCTACGCTGCATTTCTTTTGGGGCTTGTGGTTGTGGATATATAACTTACACACAAGCCATTCTACatgtaaataagaaaaataattatatactGCTTatctttattattaatttaaggTAGTAATTGATCCTTGATAAAAAACACAATGCttgtaaaagcattttttcagaCTCATGAATGACCTGTAGATGTACATGATCTACACGAGATCAGACACCCAGAAAACACAATAAATGTATTGCTTTCACTGGGATTGTAAAATGATTTGTGAGAAGTTTATGAAAGTTGATGGTAGTGGTTTCCAAAATGTCTTTCATATAGGGCAGAATGAAGATGGAGCTCTAGTTTtctcacattttaaaagattcATCAGGAGAAAATATCTAGCTGATGAACATTgccttgggttgcaatacaggatgtgagcagaaatgtgtattctatcaccatctgttgaagccgggtggggtagtgattccttatctccgtggcacacattatctgctaatgggccatctttaaaaccaggtggggcaatcatctttatcttttccacaatccatcctccctccaggaagatatcatctgctgctgggccattgagtcccactgtatgactgataaaattccatcatcccactgggagatgctccagccagggggaggagccaagcctttcctacttGGATAAAAgactgagattttgaacaccaaGGAAACCTTCTTTGCACTGGATTCCGCAGGAAAGCTgaacctttccacatcatccctggatcttcagaggaaaactgcaccttctacaggagcactgctccagctgaaccacatctgccactgcaggaggatgcagccaccatttaatgggactgctaccaacaccctgactgactgacagggtgtcaggttgtattctgactctgtcagtgttttgggattgttctttgtaatattgtctttctattttaattttcctagtaaagaactgttgttcctaattcccatatctttgcctgagagccccttattttcaaaattataacaattcagagggagagggtttacattctccatttcaaagagagtcTTTTGCCTTTCTTAGCAGCCActtgtcctccaaaccaggacaaacaTATTCCCAGTCTGTATGTTTGGCAGTTCCATGGGGCTGAAATTCTGCAAATACTCAAATCTCATAATTCTACTCTATCAGGAGCATTTGAAACCATTAATGGGATGACATTGATGAGCCTGAGCTAGTTCCTCTTCTGGCAAATGTTTAATACAAGGGAGTTGTTAtgagaaatacttttttcagCTGAAGACAAAATAGTTAATTAGAGGGACAGTGGAAAATTTGATGTCATGGTCTTTTTTGAGCATGTAATTTAACAATTGTAATTTACAATGTCccttttcatggatttttttcacatAGCTCATTATCATGAGATTCAGATTTCCTTTCAATTCCAGTGCTTTTTATCCAAACTCTGGTGTATGGAATAGAAAATTGACCATGGGCATGGCCTCTCCAGCCTTCATCAGACGTAACTGCCTAGTACTTGCACTGGTAGGGAGCAGTGTCTGGGATCTGGGAGCCCTGTGTCTGTGGGAATTGGAGggtctgctgcttctctgcctcAGAAGGTAGCCAGTGAcagctgcaaacagaaaaactgcCACCTTTAACTGGGAAGATCCATGGGAGATTATTCAAGTTGCCAAAGACTTATCATGTGGAAATTTTGCACATCCAGTCAGTGGGTGGCACACGAAGACATGAAGAGACAGATGACCTTTAAAAAGGGCAAAGCAACACCTTCCCTGCCACATGCATTACTGGGGTCAGTCCTGCAGTGGGCATGGGCAGCCAGCAGACCTCCCACAGCAGAGTTTGAGGTCAGCCTGCAGCAAGGCTCAGCCTCCATTCATCTGACAAGGAATTCAAACTATTTTATGGCATAAAAGCTTAGGATTTGTGTATTTCAGCCCTCCTTTTCCATATGGCTCGGGACACTTTGAGGACTCTTAGTTTCCTATAAAATGAGAGTACCTCTGGGAATGATGAATCCCTTCATACAGCAGTGAAAACCACATTTGCAAACCAATTAAACACTCCTGGATGAAAGCCAAAATACAGCATCTGCAAAATAAAGGAGTTTCCCTAAGGCAAAAGTGTTGTGATACATGCCATATGCAGGCTACCTAATATCAAATATTGCTTTGAGTTTTCACAAAAACATAGCAAAATAATTGGTATTAAATATGTTCAACTGGCAATTCTAAGTATGGACAAAAGCTTGTTGCCTTTTAAACCAGACAAGTGAAGGagtgcattttaattttactgatGAGACTCTAGGTGTCACTCTTAGAAAACAAGACTTGTGTTAGTCTCAGTTAACTGCTGGCTTCAGTTGATGGAGAAAGTGTTAGAGTGTATTTCATAAGTAGTTTCCTTGGATATCTATCTGATATGCAATTAGGTTAGAAAGATTGAACTTTGTGAGGTGAGAATGATGGGCATATAGCAGCAAACTGATTATGATTTCAGTCTCTAGTTTTACTATAGAATTCTTATGTGACTATAGACAAGTTCCTTTATTAAGGTACTGCTCTCCTTTGACAAATGGAAAAAAGTCCATCAATTATTTGTTCAAGTTAATTTAGCATACAGAAATCCtcagaaggaaattatttcccaTGTAATGTTAATTGATGTCACTGTTGCTTAGTGTGGCTTGTCTTATCAGACTGTTTTGGTCTTTTTGAAGCAGTGACTTattatgtggaaaaaaaaaggtattttatgACTGTTATTGCAAAATCAAGAATGAAAAACATGTGGCTGTGCATTAAAATTGTCACTAGATCATAACTTCTTGAAAAACACTGATCTAGTGGAAAGTAGCAGCTGCACATGCAGTTTTGGTATTATCTAAAGAGTACAGCAACAGTCAGCGAAGACAATTTCCATCACATACAAGATAATGTAATTTTATGGtttctctgaagtgtttttttttttttctctgaagggcAAAATCTTCAGAGCAGGGGTTATCACTTACTAAATAATTTCAGCTGTAGGTCCAACAATCAACAGCAAATTCCTGATCTCAGCTGCAGTCCTGGTGTTCTAATGTAGTCACAGAATGTTGGAATCATAACATCATAGAATTGTTCAGGTTAGAGAAGATCATtcagatcatccagtccagccattaacccagtgctgccaagcccaccataaaaccatgtccccaagtgccaaATCCACAGGTCTTTTACCTACATCCAGGGAAGGTGactcccctgggcagcctgttccagtgcttgacagcTTTTCTTGGTTGCAACTTGACAGTGCTTTCAGagaagaatatttcctaatcTCCAATCTAAACAAGTCCTGGCAAATGCTGGGACAGTTTCCTCAGAGAGCATCAGAAGGATTAGAAGATCAGATTAGAAGACTGTTTTCTGAAACATGGAATTAAGAATGGTGTTTGGACAGTGATGCAGCTTGAGTTGGATTTGGCTGTTTGGTCACTGTTTCTTTGTACCCACAACATGCACCAGTTCATAGAGACTGCAATAGCAGAGTCTTCACTGCACAGATGTGTGACCAAAGGTGAAATGCTTGGACCTTTATGA
Coding sequences:
- the IL26 gene encoding interleukin-26, which codes for MKGCSIFRSGHFLFLLCLFAVEGKKSPAGKHTCRKGLLSQVTENLYIKATSLKSSVPKDLIKTTRLLKKTTKMLFMTNCSVRDQLLSFYVKNVFSRLEVGRDKLYFISAFQVLQANMDACLPCAPSTRLTSAVRKLKRMFLKLGDQGIYKAIHELDILLPWVQAYIQTII